Proteins from one Mesotoga infera genomic window:
- a CDS encoding 5'-nucleotidase C-terminal domain-containing protein, protein MKKFLLIALIVTLSIFALAQRLTILHINDTHGHIWPEGEFGGFAAIATLVNQARMSNPNTIFLHAGDINTGVPESDLQDAAPDIVALNLMKLDAVTLGNHEFDNDANVLAKQMNIAAFPFLSANIYKDGKPAFTQYIIKEVGGIKVAIVGFTAQESEILEYLYAKDYEWKEIVEVAKELIPQLEAQADIIVALTHMGSNPVIVGPNSWELAAAVDGIDVIVDGHSHTFYERPEVINGTLIVSAGEWGKYLGKLDLDVVNGTITFVSFRPIKVENSITPDFAVATVLDYFKKAGGEALNVVVGETTIKLEGDRNVVRARDTNLGYLICDAMIWKSGADIAISNSGGIRASIAAGPITYRDILTVLPFGNSLYVIEISGADFMKVLEFTATIAAGQGAMPQVSGVSYTIENGTVKDVLVNGEPIVMDKIYKVATNNYLASGGDGYTTLANHPGYDTGFVLADVVVEYVSKISPITSYQESGRINRVK, encoded by the coding sequence ATGAAGAAGTTTCTGTTAATCGCTCTGATAGTAACGCTATCGATTTTTGCACTCGCCCAGAGACTCACCATTCTCCACATCAACGACACCCACGGCCATATATGGCCCGAGGGAGAGTTCGGCGGGTTCGCCGCCATCGCGACTCTAGTGAATCAGGCTAGGATGTCCAATCCGAACACTATCTTTTTGCATGCTGGAGACATAAACACCGGCGTGCCTGAATCCGACCTTCAGGATGCCGCACCGGATATAGTCGCCCTCAACCTAATGAAGCTCGATGCCGTGACATTGGGAAACCACGAGTTCGACAACGACGCGAACGTTCTGGCCAAGCAGATGAACATTGCAGCCTTCCCGTTCCTGAGTGCCAACATATACAAAGACGGTAAACCGGCCTTCACACAGTACATAATTAAAGAAGTCGGAGGAATCAAAGTGGCGATAGTCGGCTTTACCGCTCAGGAATCCGAAATACTCGAGTATCTGTATGCAAAGGATTATGAGTGGAAAGAAATAGTTGAAGTGGCCAAAGAACTGATACCTCAGCTAGAAGCCCAGGCCGATATAATCGTCGCGTTGACACATATGGGGAGCAATCCGGTTATAGTTGGACCGAATTCCTGGGAATTGGCAGCGGCCGTCGATGGAATCGACGTGATCGTTGACGGTCACAGCCATACTTTCTACGAGAGACCGGAAGTTATAAACGGTACGTTGATAGTATCGGCCGGTGAATGGGGAAAGTACCTTGGAAAACTGGATCTGGACGTAGTCAATGGAACTATAACATTCGTCTCCTTCAGACCGATCAAGGTGGAGAACTCGATCACTCCGGATTTCGCAGTCGCCACTGTACTCGATTACTTCAAGAAAGCCGGCGGAGAGGCCCTTAACGTTGTGGTCGGCGAAACGACCATAAAGCTCGAAGGTGACAGAAATGTCGTCAGGGCACGGGACACAAACCTCGGCTACTTGATTTGCGATGCCATGATCTGGAAATCCGGCGCCGACATCGCGATAAGTAATTCAGGGGGTATTAGAGCCTCGATAGCGGCCGGTCCGATAACTTACCGTGATATTCTCACCGTTCTTCCGTTCGGCAATTCTCTGTACGTTATCGAAATAAGTGGCGCCGATTTCATGAAAGTCCTGGAATTCACCGCCACGATAGCAGCCGGACAGGGAGCGATGCCACAGGTCAGTGGTGTCAGTTATACGATTGAAAACGGTACCGTCAAAGATGTTTTAGTTAACGGGGAACCGATTGTGATGGATAAGATCTACAAGGTTGCCACAAACAACTACCTGGCTTCCGGCGGAGATGGCTATACAACTCTTGCCAACCACCCTGGTTACGATACGGGATTTGTTCTCGCTGATGTAGTAGTCGAGTATGTGAGCAAGATAAGCCCGATCACATCTTACCAGGAGAGTG